The window TTGTTTATACCGCAGTGCTAGGCTGGCTGTAAAGCAAATTCGACTTTGAGAcgatgaataaataaaaaaatagcgAATTAGCTGTTCGGAGTGCACTTAAATGAAAGCTTCGAACTTGAGACCCGAGCTACACCTGCCCCAAGAACTATAAATAGCAGGTGGTTAGTCAGAATTTCAATCTCGGAGAAAAGGTTAAGCACCACAAGGGTCAAAGTATAAGCAATACTTTAGcgaaaaacttttatttatttaagcaGTAGTAAATGGATAGAGATTTCAACACCCCAAACAATAAAAAGCTCAATGGGGAAAAGTccagcaataaaaatattcaattaggtagttttttttttttattttatgtattaatttatataacaATCGAGTACCAGCTAgctatatttattataaagaggGGTTATAATAGGGTTAATCTTTTTTCAATTACTCCAGTAATCTCTAAACTATGCGTGTTTGCCTGCCCATATCAGTTCCGATAAGATTCCAATAACCATTTAATAATTTCCCATGGCCGGCTGCACTTTGTAGAGCCCTTCCATCCCATCGACATTGATCGCATCCGCAATGATCATGTTTGGCTGCAAAGATTCCTGGAAATGCACGACCTGGACATGGATGCCTCCTTCACCAAGCTGTGGGAGACCTGCATCTGGCGGCAGTCCTACGGAGCCAACGATCTGGATGAAAGTAAACTTAACCAGGAATACCTAAAGGAAGGATCCATATTCGTGCATAGCACTGACGGAGATGGCAAGCCATTGCTGGTTTTTCGCGTCAATCTGCACAAGAAGACCAAGAACCTGGACGAGTTGATCCGCATCGTGGTCTATTGGGTGGAGAGGACCCAGCGGGAGCAGCACATGACCCAGTTGACCATCTTCTTCGACATGGCGGGAACTGGTCTGGCCACAATGGATCTGGACTTTGTAAAGCGCATTGTGGAGACCTTCAAACAATACTATCCCAATACTCTGAACtatattttggtttttgaaCTGGCCTGGGTTTTAAATGGTAAGTTactaattattactaattaaaaagaaaattaagtACTTTAACATGAGTATGGATTTTAGTACTTTGTACTTTGTTGATTTTAGTATCCCCTTTTCATGTCGAATGGCGCCGAACCTTTGAACTTTAACCCGTAACCATTAACCGTGACCATGACATCGTGTCCCTACCCTCTCGTGTTTTTTAGCCGCCTTTAAGGTAATCAAGGCCCTGCTACCGCCAAAAGCCGTTGAAATCCTGAAAATGATATCGAAAAAGGACATCACCCAGTATATACCCAAGGACAACTGCCTGGTTAGCTGGGGTGGCGGTGACAGCTACGAGTTCAGCTTTGAACCGGAGGTAAGAAGGCTGCCAGCCAAGGCGCCGGCAACTGCCACTACGACGGATGATGACCAGTTTGCGGACAGAAAGGTGAGTGAGCCGGAAGGAGTATACCTATATCGTAACGTTTAGTGACCCAACAACACTGACAAATACACCAGACAATTCCAAATCTCGAGCGGTTGTGGGGCGTGTCCCCGGAAAAAGTCGACGGTCGTCTAATTGCTTTTTCCGAAAACCGCACGCGAGCCACCTTACGCGCTCTCTCCATAATTGATTTACATTCTTGGGGCGTATTGATTTAGGGTGCGCTCCTTGCGTGTCCTGCGTGAGTTGCCTGTCCCGGTCTCTGTCCCCAACTGACCACTAAGCCGAGATATGGAGTCAGCCCCAAGGCACTGAGCGAAAAAATGGGATAATCTATTCCTcagatacaaaaaatatttaaaaactattcaGATACTTCGTTGTTCTACGTAACGCCTTTAACGTAAGACTTCAACGTAAGCCTTcatcctttaaaaaaatactaaatggcagtagtattttttcaaaaatacttTGAAAACCGTTTTCTCCAGTGCACCCACCGCAGCAGACTGTGGGCAAAACATTATAAAAGCTATTTATAGTCCTTTATTTGACATATTGCTGGGTTACATATTATTGGGTTCCTGGCTCGTGGTAGCGGTCATCTGGGGACCCAAAAGCGTTGACCTGTGAAAAGTAGAACGCACAATTTCGCATGGATTGGCTCCCGGACTGTTAAAGTATGTGTTGCGTATGTGTAAATGATTCCCATGGTGGTTATTATGTGGCACTGTCCATATCACCCACACCCACTCCCACACACACGCATTCCtgcacacacccacacataaTGTAATTGTTTAATGCACTTCTCATTCACTCATTACATTCCATATTTACAGTTTCAGTTCATTTTGCGTGACGCGGAATCAACGGCTGGAAGAAGCTGATCGACAACAGAGCGGATGAGAGATTTTTTGTGAGAGCGCGCCAGCTCCGAGCTTTGCGGGAGAGCTTTTCAGAGTGCTTTTTTTCGGTTGTATTTCCTTCCAACACACATTTGCGCGACAAAACCGAAAGAAACTAGTCACAGAAATCTCATATTTGACCGAAAACCCATTTGTGTTTAATGTTTAATTGTTATGGCCAAATTCGGGCTgtaatttgtattaaaaaatagCTGTAAGCGGAGAAATAATACCGAAAGAGATAACCAACGGCTCGGCGGAAGCGGCTCTGTTTCTCTACGAATTGATATTCATTTCTCGCCTAAAATGCCTAGGGtaggtgtatgtgtgtgtggtcTGCCGTGAACTCTCGCTAACGAATTCATTTGttaaagaaatatattgaaTTCCAAGACATTCTTCAAATAAACCAATAAATCATGTGTCTCTGTTTAATCATAATTCCATTATACGCCCTAATTACTCAATATGATCATGTGTGCATAACGTGTAATccaaaacaaagcaaaacaaaaatgaatcGCATAAAATTATCAAATTTCCACCATGCAGTCAGTGTCAGTTGTTTATtcagtttaaataaatacatttaaagcATTGTTTTAAATTTCCGGCCGTTGGTGGTTCATTTTTGAGCTGGTTCCTGGGAAACGTCCAAGTCGGTTGCTAAGCCAAGTCTTAATTTATGGATTTCAAAAGttatactaaaaataaataaaaataagatcattaattttttaaatatctcaAGATGACGTTAAAACCTGTccaaattaatgaaaaagtCTAACGCGTCTTGGAAATTCCCTAAAGCCTTGGCCCTAATCCGGCTTGGAGGGACTGCTAACTCGTGTTCATATTTTTGGGCCTCGGAATGCAAATTGCCGAATTAATCCCATCCAGAAGTAATCatttaagaaaatttaatAGAAAAATCCTAGTCAGACACCTCTGCTGCTGTTAAGCAACGAATGTGACTGATGTCTGAGCCAGGACGTACTAATTACGTGAGTTTTTTGATTCCCTTTGAATGAAATGGactttgagaaaaaaatggattaaaacaaaaagccGGAGATAATAAACGTAGATTCGTCACACCCGCACATTTTGCATCCATCGGAGGGCAAGAGCGGCCCAGTTCATACAACGCCCCCCACTAGATGGGGAACCTTCGCTAATTCGAACTCAAGGGTGCCAAGAATAGAGGTGGCTCTTGTTGAAAATGACACACATAAGCACGTTcgtcacaacaaaaaaaaggcggaAAGGGGGCATGGCAGGGGGGCATGTCCAAGTGGGCGGGGCAAGCCATCCCCCCATTGTCATCAGCATTGGACAG of the Drosophila ananassae strain 14024-0371.13 chromosome 2R, ASM1763931v2, whole genome shotgun sequence genome contains:
- the LOC6506641 gene encoding motile sperm domain-containing protein 2 isoform X2, translating into MGIKVKEVTPGQIEELRERFNSKYASSPPPEPFHPIDIDRIRNDHVWLQRFLEMHDLDMDASFTKLWETCIWRQSYGANDLDESKLNQEYLKEGSIFVHSTDGDGKPLLVFRVNLHKKTKNLDELIRIVVYWVERTQREQHMTQLTIFFDMAGTGLATMDLDFVKRIVETFKQYYPNTLNYILVFELAWVLNAAFKVIKALLPPKAVEILKMISKKDITQYIPKDNCLVSWGGGDSYEFSFEPEVRRLPAKAPATATTTDDDQFADRKFQFILRDAESTAGRS